The following are encoded together in the Oceanobacillus zhaokaii genome:
- a CDS encoding alpha/beta-type small acid-soluble spore protein has translation MANNNSNQLLVPGVQQALDQMKYEIAQEFGVQLGADTTSRANGSVGGEITKRLVQMAEQQFGGQQ, from the coding sequence ATGGCAAATAACAATAGCAATCAATTGCTAGTTCCTGGTGTGCAACAAGCACTAGATCAAATGAAGTATGAAATTGCACAAGAATTTGGTGTTCAACTTGGTGCCGATACAACTTCTCGTGCTAACGGATCTGTTGGTGGAGAAATTACAAAACGTCTTGTTCAAATGGCCGAACAGCAATTTGGCGGACAACAATAA
- a CDS encoding NAD kinase yields MTDRNKMFFYFHNDNETTENLKPLFSLAEEHGFELVENYKRANIIVSIGGDGMFLQAVRKTGFRQDAIYAGLAREDESSLYCDFNLDSFDDLLDSVLKEELEVRRFPIITVKINDGTEFHCLNEVSVQSTIVKTIVIDVYIDNQLFETFRGDGLVVATPTGSTGYSKSANGAVVDPLIPSIQVSEVASMNNNNYRTLGSSFILNKDRELKLKLRQEGNVHPIISLDNEAHSIQRIDNVVVTMDDQVIKTVKLKNNSFWDRVKRSFL; encoded by the coding sequence ATGACAGATAGAAACAAAATGTTCTTTTATTTCCACAATGATAATGAAACAACTGAAAATTTGAAACCGCTATTTTCCTTGGCAGAGGAGCATGGTTTTGAGCTTGTTGAGAATTACAAACGAGCAAATATAATCGTAAGCATCGGTGGAGACGGAATGTTCCTGCAAGCAGTGCGAAAGACAGGATTCCGCCAAGACGCCATTTACGCTGGGTTAGCAAGAGAAGACGAATCATCGCTTTATTGCGATTTTAATTTAGATAGCTTTGATGATCTTCTCGATTCTGTGCTCAAAGAAGAGCTGGAAGTGCGTCGCTTTCCAATTATTACCGTAAAAATAAATGACGGAACTGAATTTCATTGTCTAAATGAGGTAAGTGTTCAGTCAACAATTGTGAAAACAATTGTCATCGACGTTTATATTGATAATCAGCTGTTCGAAACATTCCGTGGCGATGGCTTAGTAGTTGCCACACCAACCGGAAGCACTGGCTATAGTAAATCAGCAAATGGCGCAGTTGTAGATCCACTTATCCCAAGTATTCAAGTCTCTGAAGTTGCATCAATGAACAATAATAATTATCGTACATTAGGATCATCCTTCATCCTAAATAAAGACCGCGAGTTAAAATTAAAGCTAAGACAAGAAGGAAATGTCCACCCAATCATAAGCCTTGATAACGAAGCACACTCCATCCAACGAATCGATAATGTCGTTGTAACGATGGATGACCAAGTAATTAAAACGGTGAAATTAAAAAACAATTCCTTCTGGGATCGTGTAAAACGCTCGTTCCTGTAA
- a CDS encoding cysteine desulfurase family protein has product MIYLDNSATTKPDEAVLQSFDQVTKQFYANPSSIHQFGGTAEKLLHAAKQQAAEILQVERNEIVFTSGGTEGNNTAIKGIALEHQGRGKHIITSVIEHPSVEESCIALEKLGFTVTYLPVDENGVISLDDLKNAIQDDTILISIMHVNNETGSIQPVEEIGKIAKQHPKLFFHVDDVQGFGKVPLELPNSGIDLCTISGHKIHGLKGTGILYVNKHTKLFPLFHGGDQEQAIRSGTENLAGIVSMVKAMRLIKDREKKEVKALNGMKEYLLDELRAIEGVFINTPIDGAPHIVNISVPGIKPEVIIHILGERDIYISTKSACSSKQKDESKILAACGLDNDRTTSALRISLAYDNTREELETFVQALAAAITQFREVME; this is encoded by the coding sequence ATGATATATTTAGATAATAGTGCAACAACAAAACCAGATGAAGCAGTATTGCAGAGTTTTGACCAGGTCACAAAGCAATTTTATGCTAATCCTTCCTCAATTCACCAATTTGGTGGGACAGCAGAAAAGCTTTTGCACGCGGCAAAACAACAAGCTGCGGAAATATTGCAAGTAGAAAGAAATGAAATTGTATTCACATCCGGAGGAACGGAAGGGAATAATACAGCAATCAAAGGAATTGCTCTTGAGCACCAGGGGAGAGGGAAGCATATTATTACTTCGGTAATTGAGCATCCTTCCGTCGAGGAATCGTGTATTGCATTAGAAAAATTAGGATTTACCGTAACCTATTTACCGGTGGATGAAAATGGTGTAATATCATTAGATGATTTAAAAAATGCAATTCAGGATGATACGATATTAATTAGTATTATGCATGTCAATAACGAGACAGGCTCTATTCAGCCAGTCGAAGAAATTGGCAAAATCGCCAAGCAGCATCCGAAGCTGTTCTTCCATGTGGATGATGTGCAAGGGTTTGGTAAAGTACCACTTGAGCTTCCAAATAGCGGGATTGATTTATGTACCATATCGGGTCATAAAATCCATGGGTTAAAGGGAACTGGAATTTTATATGTAAATAAGCATACGAAGCTATTTCCACTTTTCCATGGTGGAGATCAGGAGCAAGCAATTCGATCTGGTACTGAGAATTTAGCTGGAATTGTCTCAATGGTTAAAGCAATGCGCTTGATTAAAGACCGTGAGAAAAAAGAAGTAAAAGCATTAAACGGGATGAAAGAGTATCTTTTGGATGAGCTTCGAGCAATCGAAGGGGTTTTTATAAATACACCGATAGACGGAGCGCCACACATAGTGAATATTTCCGTTCCTGGGATTAAACCAGAAGTAATCATTCATATACTTGGAGAAAGGGATATTTATATTTCAACTAAATCTGCCTGTTCTTCAAAGCAAAAGGATGAAAGCAAGATATTAGCTGCCTGCGGACTTGATAATGATCGAACAACATCTGCATTAAGGATTAGCTTGGCATATGATAATACAAGGGAAGAACTCGAGACCTTTGTCCAAGCATTAGCAGCGGCAATTACACAATTTAGAGAAGTTATGGAGTAG
- the tpx gene encoding thiol peroxidase — MANITFGGESVTLPQTEVKVGDQAPDFKVLSNDLQEVSLANYDGKVKLIVTVPSLDTGVCSQETKRFNEEADKLDNVQVLTVSMDLPFAQARWCAAEGVKNLDTLSDHRDASLGEAYGVLMAEHRLLARAIFVVDSSNKVTYVEYVPEVKTHPNYEAALEAVKAAK, encoded by the coding sequence ATGGCTAATATTACATTTGGCGGAGAATCCGTTACATTACCACAGACAGAAGTTAAAGTTGGGGATCAAGCACCAGATTTTAAAGTTTTATCAAATGATCTTCAAGAAGTTTCATTAGCTAATTACGATGGCAAAGTGAAATTAATCGTAACAGTGCCATCACTTGACACTGGCGTTTGTTCTCAAGAAACAAAACGCTTCAATGAGGAAGCAGATAAATTAGACAATGTACAAGTTCTAACAGTTAGTATGGACTTACCATTTGCGCAAGCACGTTGGTGTGCAGCGGAAGGCGTGAAGAACTTAGATACATTATCCGATCATCGTGATGCATCACTTGGAGAAGCTTATGGCGTGCTAATGGCTGAACATCGTTTATTAGCTAGAGCTATCTTTGTTGTTGATTCTAGCAATAAGGTTACATATGTTGAATATGTTCCTGAAGTAAAAACACATCCAAACTATGAAGCAGCACTTGAAGCAGTAAAAGCAGCAAAATAA
- a CDS encoding M24 family metallopeptidase gives MTTRMDSLLTEINKQQIESVLVTSKANFYYLSNYYTDPHERVIGVYISNKLDPILILPKMEAEDAKNAGWKNEMIGYYDHEDPWELLRSHLEKNGAAPASIALEQDHITLERYQAIKRILPNAEIFDAKEILANQRVIKTKKEYALLKQAAQLADFGVETGVKAITEGVTELELIAKIEYELKRQGVQEMSFSTMALSGIKTASPHGNPSNKKITAGDLVMFDLGVVFEGYCSDITRTVAFKSITDEQKNIYETVLAAEQNAIDISQLGTAVGNIDKAARSTIEQAGYGEYFTHRIGHGLGIETHEYPSMHGNNELALVEGMCFTIEPGIYIPNTGGVRIEDMIFTTEKGPEILTAYPKELQIIK, from the coding sequence TTGACTACTCGAATGGATAGCTTATTAACAGAAATTAACAAACAACAGATTGAAAGTGTGCTCGTTACATCAAAGGCAAACTTTTATTACTTAAGTAATTATTATACAGACCCACACGAACGTGTAATCGGCGTATACATTAGCAATAAATTAGACCCAATTCTAATCCTTCCCAAAATGGAAGCAGAAGATGCGAAAAATGCTGGGTGGAAAAATGAAATGATTGGCTATTATGATCACGAGGATCCATGGGAATTACTCCGCAGTCATTTAGAAAAAAATGGGGCTGCTCCAGCTTCAATTGCACTAGAACAGGATCATATTACATTAGAAAGATACCAAGCAATTAAGCGGATTTTACCGAATGCAGAAATATTTGATGCCAAAGAAATCTTAGCAAACCAACGTGTCATCAAAACGAAAAAGGAATATGCACTATTAAAACAAGCCGCACAGCTCGCTGATTTCGGTGTAGAAACTGGAGTAAAAGCAATTACTGAAGGAGTTACCGAATTAGAACTGATTGCAAAGATTGAATATGAATTAAAAAGACAAGGTGTACAAGAAATGTCATTCTCTACGATGGCCCTTTCCGGGATAAAAACTGCATCCCCACATGGTAATCCATCGAATAAGAAAATTACTGCTGGTGACTTAGTCATGTTTGACCTTGGGGTTGTGTTTGAAGGCTATTGCTCCGACATAACAAGAACCGTTGCTTTCAAATCAATTACGGATGAACAGAAGAATATTTACGAAACTGTTCTTGCAGCAGAGCAAAATGCAATCGATATTTCACAATTAGGGACAGCAGTTGGTAATATTGATAAAGCTGCGAGATCTACAATTGAACAGGCTGGATATGGTGAATATTTCACACACAGAATTGGCCATGGTCTAGGAATTGAAACGCATGAATATCCATCAATGCATGGTAATAACGAACTTGCGCTTGTTGAAGGCATGTGCTTCACAATCGAGCCAGGAATTTATATTCCGAATACTGGCGGTGTTCGGATTGAGGATATGATTTTCACAACAGAAAAAGGACCTGAAATCCTCACCGCATATCCAAAAGAATTGCAAATCATTAAATAA
- the ytfJ gene encoding GerW family sporulation protein, whose amino-acid sequence MDEHPIQGLMTTAMENLKNMIEVNTIIGDAVESPDGTLIIPVSKLGFGFAAGGSEFNASNSQGDSDATLPFGGGSGGGVSITPVAFLIVGQHGVKMIHLDQSTHLYEKMIDFAPQVMEKVQQMMQDSGSSKQKENKKQKPPLDFDI is encoded by the coding sequence ATGGATGAGCATCCAATTCAAGGTCTAATGACAACGGCAATGGAAAATTTAAAAAACATGATAGAAGTAAATACAATCATTGGTGATGCAGTAGAGTCACCAGATGGAACGCTGATTATTCCAGTTTCCAAGCTAGGATTCGGCTTTGCTGCTGGGGGCAGTGAATTCAATGCAAGCAATTCTCAAGGAGATTCTGACGCTACATTGCCATTTGGCGGAGGAAGCGGTGGTGGAGTTTCTATTACACCAGTTGCCTTTCTAATTGTGGGTCAGCACGGAGTTAAGATGATACACTTAGATCAAAGTACCCATTTATATGAAAAGATGATTGATTTTGCCCCGCAAGTTATGGAGAAGGTACAACAAATGATGCAGGATTCTGGTAGTTCTAAACAGAAGGAAAATAAAAAGCAAAAACCTCCACTTGATTTTGATATTTAA
- a CDS encoding acetate kinase, with translation MSNVLAINAGSSSLKFQLIEMPEETVKAIGLVERIGLADSVFKIEVDGKKEKTVGDIPDHAVAVKKLLDALISTGVVASFDEIDAVGHRVVHGGEYFDDSVLITDDVIAKIVETSELAPLHNPANLTGIYAFQEILPNVPMVAVFDTAFHQTMPNTSYLYSLPKEYYDDFGIRKYGFHGTSHKYVSERAADLMGVPIEKLRLISCHIGNGASITAIEGGKSIDTSMGFTPLAGVTMGTRSGDLDPALIPYIMEKTGKTAEEVIDVFNKESGMLALSGFSSDLRDIQEQVDTNPRAELALDVFAERIHKYIGSYAAKMSGVDAIIFTAGVGENSSAVREKILHGLEFMGVYWDPKLNETRGDERFINYPHSPVKVLIIPTNEEVVIARDTLRLAK, from the coding sequence ATGAGTAATGTGTTAGCAATTAATGCTGGTAGTTCTTCATTAAAATTCCAATTAATTGAAATGCCAGAGGAAACAGTAAAAGCAATCGGTCTAGTGGAAAGAATCGGTTTAGCAGATTCTGTTTTCAAGATTGAAGTGGATGGTAAGAAAGAGAAAACAGTTGGCGATATTCCAGATCATGCTGTAGCCGTTAAGAAACTATTAGATGCTTTAATCTCAACAGGGGTTGTAGCGTCATTTGATGAAATTGATGCAGTTGGACATCGTGTAGTACATGGCGGAGAATACTTCGATGATTCTGTATTAATTACAGATGATGTAATCGCAAAAATTGTAGAAACATCGGAATTAGCACCATTGCATAACCCAGCGAACTTAACTGGTATTTATGCTTTCCAGGAAATCTTGCCAAATGTGCCAATGGTAGCAGTATTTGATACAGCATTCCATCAAACAATGCCTAATACATCTTATTTATATAGCTTACCAAAGGAATACTATGATGACTTTGGTATCCGTAAATATGGTTTCCACGGTACATCACATAAATATGTATCAGAGCGTGCAGCAGACTTAATGGGCGTTCCTATTGAAAAATTACGATTAATTTCTTGTCATATCGGAAATGGTGCTAGTATCACTGCAATCGAAGGTGGAAAATCAATTGATACATCAATGGGCTTCACACCACTTGCTGGGGTAACAATGGGAACACGTTCAGGAGATCTTGACCCTGCATTAATTCCGTACATTATGGAGAAAACTGGTAAGACAGCCGAAGAAGTAATTGATGTATTTAATAAAGAAAGTGGAATGCTTGCACTTTCAGGATTCTCTAGTGATTTACGTGATATTCAAGAGCAAGTGGATACGAATCCACGTGCAGAATTAGCTTTAGACGTATTTGCTGAAAGAATCCATAAATATATCGGATCTTATGCAGCGAAAATGTCTGGTGTAGATGCAATTATCTTTACAGCAGGTGTCGGCGAAAACAGTTCTGCTGTAAGAGAAAAAATCTTGCATGGCCTAGAATTTATGGGCGTATACTGGGATCCTAAATTAAACGAAACTCGTGGAGATGAACGATTCATCAACTATCCGCATTCACCTGTGAAAGTATTGATTATCCCTACGAATGAAGAAGTAGTTATTGCAAGGGATACGTTACGTTTAGCTAAATAA
- a CDS encoding class I SAM-dependent methyltransferase, whose protein sequence is MDKSNVEPLFEWVDHTTELIQKHNDEPYLDSLAVTMETLFFNDTAEDMDEILSRNLQNELAKIDLSSYASIDIRKAIQLAILKGMKDSTQQQHLMTPETVALIIGYLADQLLKGKESIRMFDPASGTGNLITTVLEQLGQDVAAFASEVDPTLIQLSVLNANLQKKQIEFFHQDSLRPFLLDPVDLVVADLPVGYYPDDIRANNFELKADSGHSYAHHLFIEQSMNYTKEAGYLILVIPDFLFDSDQSDKLHRYLQEHAHIVGVIRLPESAFKSKTNVKSILILQKKGEHTKTPKQPLLVQMPAFKNANGMADILGQMNAWFKTYENNK, encoded by the coding sequence GTGGATAAATCAAATGTTGAACCACTTTTTGAGTGGGTAGACCATACTACTGAATTAATTCAAAAGCATAATGATGAACCCTATTTAGACAGTTTGGCTGTTACAATGGAAACGTTGTTTTTTAATGATACAGCAGAAGATATGGATGAGATACTGTCACGGAATTTACAAAATGAATTAGCAAAAATCGATTTATCCTCATATGCATCAATTGATATTCGTAAAGCGATTCAATTAGCAATCCTCAAAGGTATGAAGGATTCAACGCAGCAACAGCATTTAATGACACCAGAGACAGTGGCATTAATTATCGGATACCTTGCCGATCAGCTTTTGAAAGGTAAAGAAAGCATTCGTATGTTTGACCCGGCAAGTGGTACGGGTAATTTAATTACGACAGTACTCGAACAGCTTGGACAGGATGTTGCAGCATTTGCTAGTGAAGTTGATCCTACATTAATTCAGCTATCTGTACTGAATGCGAATTTGCAGAAGAAACAAATTGAATTCTTCCATCAGGATAGTTTACGACCATTTCTGCTAGATCCTGTTGATTTAGTTGTTGCCGACTTACCAGTTGGTTATTATCCAGATGATATCAGGGCGAATAATTTCGAACTAAAGGCGGACAGTGGTCATTCCTATGCCCATCATTTATTTATCGAGCAAAGTATGAATTATACGAAAGAAGCAGGCTATTTGATTCTCGTCATTCCAGACTTCTTGTTCGACAGTGATCAATCGGACAAGCTTCACCGTTATCTTCAAGAACATGCTCATATCGTCGGGGTTATACGTTTACCCGAAAGTGCATTTAAGTCAAAAACGAATGTAAAAAGCATTTTGATATTGCAGAAGAAGGGCGAGCATACGAAGACACCGAAACAACCGCTGCTTGTACAAATGCCAGCCTTTAAGAATGCAAATGGAATGGCAGACATTCTTGGACAAATGAATGCATGGTTTAAAACGTACGAAAATAATAAATAA
- a CDS encoding universal stress protein: protein MEYNNIVVAVDGSEAAEKAFKKSLDIAKRNNARLILAHVVDSRTFATAEAYDRSLAERAEQYAKELLDSYVENAKTAGVTDLVRCIEYGSPKVKITKNIAKDFKADLIICGATGMNAVERFLIGSVSESITRYAECDVLVVR, encoded by the coding sequence ATGGAATATAATAATATCGTAGTAGCTGTAGATGGTTCAGAAGCCGCAGAAAAAGCATTCAAAAAATCACTAGACATTGCAAAAAGAAATAATGCGCGATTGATACTTGCACATGTTGTTGATTCACGTACCTTTGCAACTGCTGAAGCATATGACCGTTCGCTTGCTGAGCGTGCTGAACAATACGCAAAGGAACTACTTGACTCTTACGTTGAAAATGCGAAAACAGCAGGTGTTACTGATTTAGTTCGCTGCATTGAATATGGATCTCCCAAAGTGAAAATCACAAAAAACATTGCTAAGGATTTTAAAGCTGACCTCATCATTTGTGGTGCAACAGGTATGAACGCAGTGGAACGATTCTTAATCGGAAGTGTTTCCGAAAGCATTACAAGATATGCTGAATGTGACGTATTGGTTGTACGATAA
- the thiI gene encoding tRNA uracil 4-sulfurtransferase ThiI translates to MQYDHILIRYGEMSLKGKNIKQFIIKLQENLQQKIKEFPNVKVTRTQGRMFVLLNGHDPEPVMEKCKKVFGIQSLSLAIKVDNDIEQIKEAALFALQNAKDVKTFKVAVKRINKNFPIHTNELNQVLGAHLLTNTDGITVDVHNPDVEVKVEIRLEAAYITSKAVLGLGGLPVGTSGKSLLLLSGGIDSPVAGFLAMKRGVHLEAIHFHSPPYTSERAKQKVIDLSKQLTKYAKSIKIHIVPFTKLQQEIFREMPESYAMTIMRRMMFRIAEQVSRNESILSLTTGENLGQVASQTMESMHAINNVTNYPIIRPLVAMDKQEVIDISKQIGTYETSILPYEDCCTIFVPKAPKTKPRLDKVSYYESTYDFTKSIEEAIAGIETIVAHDRKDADEGFSGLF, encoded by the coding sequence ATGCAATATGATCATATATTAATTCGCTACGGCGAAATGTCATTAAAAGGGAAAAACATAAAGCAATTTATTATTAAACTGCAAGAAAACCTTCAACAAAAAATCAAAGAATTTCCCAATGTAAAGGTAACACGCACACAAGGCAGGATGTTTGTATTATTAAATGGACATGATCCTGAACCTGTCATGGAGAAGTGTAAGAAAGTATTCGGGATACAAAGTTTAAGTCTAGCAATTAAAGTCGATAATGATATTGAGCAAATCAAAGAGGCGGCATTATTCGCATTGCAAAACGCAAAAGATGTAAAAACATTTAAAGTGGCAGTGAAGCGAATCAATAAAAACTTTCCAATTCACACGAATGAATTAAATCAAGTATTGGGTGCGCATCTATTAACGAATACGGACGGTATCACAGTAGATGTTCATAATCCAGATGTAGAAGTTAAAGTGGAAATTAGACTGGAAGCAGCATATATTACATCGAAAGCTGTTCTTGGATTAGGTGGACTGCCTGTAGGAACATCTGGAAAATCATTATTACTTCTTTCAGGTGGGATTGATAGTCCTGTAGCAGGGTTCTTAGCGATGAAGCGTGGGGTACACTTAGAAGCAATTCATTTCCATTCACCACCATATACGAGTGAAAGAGCGAAACAAAAAGTAATTGATTTATCGAAGCAGCTTACGAAATATGCAAAATCAATAAAAATTCATATTGTGCCATTCACCAAGCTACAGCAGGAAATCTTCAGAGAAATGCCAGAAAGCTATGCGATGACGATTATGCGTCGCATGATGTTCCGAATTGCAGAGCAGGTAAGTCGCAATGAATCTATTTTATCGTTAACGACCGGTGAAAATCTAGGACAAGTAGCGAGTCAGACGATGGAAAGTATGCATGCGATTAATAACGTGACAAACTATCCAATTATCCGTCCGCTAGTTGCAATGGATAAGCAAGAGGTTATTGATATTTCGAAGCAAATTGGTACCTATGAAACCTCTATCTTACCTTATGAAGATTGCTGTACGATTTTTGTTCCGAAAGCACCGAAAACGAAACCGAGACTTGATAAGGTTTCCTATTATGAATCGACTTACGATTTTACAAAGTCAATTGAAGAGGCAATTGCTGGGATTGAAACGATTGTTGCGCATGACCGGAAAGATGCCGACGAAGGATTTAGCGGGCTATTCTAA
- a CDS encoding PspA/IM30 family protein has product MFKFFKRVKTVVGSELNAMLDKAEDPVKMLDQYMRDMGEDIREVEAAVAKQIANEKMLKRKANDALALVQKRQEQAEKAVEAGNDDLARRALQDKKDHDATAVALNESWERAKADADLLRERLDEMKKEYQEMNLKRDSLKARAESAQVRTKINRTMSSIGDDASKRGFERMEEKVMRFEAEAETSEDLSQASRSLDDEFEDLIKNDVDDELAALKQKMGKE; this is encoded by the coding sequence ATGTTTAAATTTTTTAAACGAGTAAAAACAGTAGTAGGTTCAGAATTGAATGCAATGCTTGATAAAGCAGAGGATCCGGTGAAAATGCTGGATCAGTACATGCGTGACATGGGAGAAGACATTCGCGAAGTAGAAGCGGCTGTAGCAAAACAAATCGCAAATGAGAAAATGCTGAAACGTAAAGCAAATGATGCACTAGCATTAGTACAAAAAAGGCAAGAACAAGCAGAAAAAGCTGTTGAAGCTGGTAATGATGACTTAGCTCGTCGTGCACTGCAAGATAAGAAGGATCATGATGCGACAGCAGTAGCATTAAATGAATCTTGGGAAAGAGCGAAGGCTGATGCAGATTTACTTCGCGAACGCTTAGATGAAATGAAGAAAGAATATCAAGAAATGAATTTAAAACGCGATTCGCTTAAGGCACGTGCAGAATCTGCGCAAGTACGTACGAAAATAAATCGTACAATGTCATCGATTGGCGATGATGCATCGAAGCGTGGATTCGAGCGTATGGAAGAGAAAGTCATGCGTTTTGAAGCAGAGGCAGAAACAAGTGAAGACTTGTCACAGGCTAGCCGTTCATTAGATGATGAATTTGAAGATTTAATTAAAAATGATGTAGATGATGAACTAGCTGCATTGAAACAAAAAATGGGTAAAGAATAA
- a CDS encoding DUF2953 domain-containing protein, whose translation MHYSIKNKQQQLFLSISIYNIRLYHKELDIAKASPDPESVDFTTFTDEVKRMIENVKDAKEKIDYILTVIRIHKLNWSTAGGSGDAFLTGIMTGAIWSIKGMIIGYISEKGRQVCRPHIEVLPAFQSKEFTTTIECIISLPFGKARHTLFRNKSFFKDDSEN comes from the coding sequence TTGCACTATTCCATTAAAAATAAACAGCAACAATTATTTTTGAGTATATCGATTTATAATATTCGTCTTTACCATAAAGAGCTCGACATTGCAAAAGCATCTCCTGATCCAGAATCGGTAGATTTTACAACGTTTACGGATGAAGTGAAACGCATGATTGAAAATGTAAAGGATGCAAAAGAAAAGATAGATTATATATTGACTGTGATTCGAATTCATAAATTGAACTGGTCAACAGCAGGAGGGAGTGGCGATGCATTCTTAACTGGTATTATGACGGGGGCAATTTGGTCGATAAAAGGGATGATTATTGGCTATATCTCTGAAAAAGGGAGACAAGTATGCCGCCCGCATATCGAGGTGTTGCCTGCGTTTCAATCAAAGGAATTTACTACAACAATTGAGTGCATTATTTCATTGCCATTTGGGAAAGCTAGGCATACACTTTTTCGTAATAAATCGTTTTTCAAAGATGATTCGGAAAATTAA
- a CDS encoding DUF4178 domain-containing protein yields the protein MGFFSKFFSKKDQNQPTTEKRTVLNMKVGDIITYELQDFEVVGKITLRDGSYEWYDYQLLGEEKTLWLSVEMDDELELAMYEKVKFQVSEPYPKKLTYDNKTYYLEEEGVARVIGEGRSSNVHGMETHYADYEDDSEENFLGLESWDTEIEVSTGFAIEPYELKIIAGSI from the coding sequence ATGGGATTTTTTTCAAAGTTTTTTTCAAAAAAGGATCAAAACCAGCCTACAACAGAAAAAAGAACTGTACTTAATATGAAAGTAGGCGATATCATCACCTATGAATTACAGGATTTCGAGGTTGTAGGAAAAATTACACTCCGAGATGGCAGCTATGAATGGTATGATTACCAGCTACTAGGGGAAGAGAAGACATTATGGTTGTCAGTGGAAATGGATGATGAACTTGAGCTGGCAATGTATGAAAAGGTGAAGTTCCAAGTGTCTGAGCCATATCCGAAGAAGTTGACGTATGACAATAAAACGTATTATTTGGAGGAAGAGGGCGTTGCGAGAGTAATCGGTGAAGGTCGAAGTTCTAATGTGCATGGAATGGAAACCCATTATGCTGATTATGAGGATGATTCAGAGGAGAACTTTCTCGGGTTAGAATCATGGGACACTGAAATTGAAGTAAGTACCGGATTCGCGATTGAGCCTTATGAGCTCAAGATAATCGCAGGATCCATCTAA